The following are encoded together in the Girardinichthys multiradiatus isolate DD_20200921_A chromosome X, DD_fGirMul_XY1, whole genome shotgun sequence genome:
- the LOC124863488 gene encoding 26S proteasome non-ATPase regulatory subunit 11A codes for MAAAAVAEFQRARSLIGTDRNASIDILHSIVKRDIQDSDEEAVRVKEQSILELGGLLAKTGQAAELGGLLKYVRPFLNSISKAKAARLVRSLLDLFLDMEAATGQEVELCLECIEWAKAEKRTFLRQALEARLISLYFDTKCYQEALQLGSQLLQELKKMDDKALLVEVQLLESKTYHALSNLPKARAALTSARTTANAIYCPPKLQAALDMQSGIIHAAEEKDWKTAYSYFYEAFEGYDSIDSPRAITALKYMLLCKIMLNAPEDVQALVSGKLALRYAGRQTDSLKCVAQASKNRSLADFEQALTEYKAELRDDPIISTHLTKLYDNLLEQNLIRVIEPFSRVQITHVSSLIKLSKGDVERKLSQMILDQKFHGILDQGEGVLIVFNEPVVDKTYEAALETIQNMSKVVDSLYNKAKKLT; via the exons ATGGCAGCCGCGGCTGTGGCTGAGTTTCAAAGAGCTCGGTCTCTTATTGGAACTGACCGGAACGCTTCCATCGATATTTTACACTCTATAG tgaAACGGGACATCCAGGACAGCGATGAGGAAGCGGTTCGTGTTAAGGAGCAGAGCATCTTGGAGCTGGGCGGGCTGCTGGCGAAGACCGGGCAAGCAGCAG AGCTCGGAGGGCTCCTGAAGTATGTGCGCCCTTTCCTCAACTCCATTTCCAAGGCAAAAGCAGCCCGGCTGGTCCGCTCCCTGTTGGACTTGTTCCTGGATATGGAAGCAGCCACAGGTCAGGAGGTCGAGCTTTGTCTGGAGTGCATTGAGTGGGCCAAGGCTGAGAAGAGGACCTTCCTCCGACAGGCACTCGAG GCTCGACTTATCTCTCTGTATTTCGACACAAAGTGCTACCAGGAAGCTCTACAACTTG GCTCCCAGTTGCTACAGGAGCTCAAGAAGATGGACGACAAGGCCCTGCTGGTGGAGGTTCAGCTGCTGGAGAGCAAGACGTACCATGCGCTCAGTAACCTGCCAAAGGCCCGCGCTGCCCTCACCTCTGCCAGGACGACTGCCAATGCCATATACTGCCCGCCCAAACTCCAAGCAGCTTTAGACATGCAGTCAG GGATCATTCATGCAGCAGAGGAGAAAGACTGGAAGACGGCGTATTCGTACTTTTATGAGGCCTTTGAGGGCTACGACTCGATTGACAGCCCCCGAGCCATTACAGCACTCAAATACATGCTGCTCTGCAAAATCATGCTCAATGC CCCAGAGGACGTCCAGGCCCTTGTCAGTGGCAAGCTGGCTCTGAGGTACGCTGGCAGACAG ACAGACTCCCTGAAATGTGTGGCACAAGCCAGTAAGAACCGGTCGCTTGCAGACTTTGAACAG GCACTAACAGAGTACAAAGCAGAGTTAAGGGATGACCCCATCATCAGCACCCACCTGACAAAGCTGTATGACAACCTGCTCGAGCAGAACCTCATCAGGGTCATTGAGCCTTTCTCCAGGGTGCAG ATTACACATGTCTCCTCACTTATCAAACTCTCTAAG GGAGACGTAGAGAGGAAATTATCTCAGATGATTCTGGATCAGAAGTTTCATG GTATTTTGGACCAAGGTGAAGGTGTGCTGATCGTCTTCAATGAGCCAGTGGTGGACAAGACATATGAGGCAGCTCTGGAGACCATTCAGAATATGAGCAAAGTGGTCGACTCACTTTACAACAAAGCAAAGAAACTTACATAA